The nucleotide sequence CTCACCTCGACGGCCCGGCGGGCCGCGGACCGGGCGGACGACATCGCCCTCCTGCTGGCCACCCGGCGGGCGGCGCGGACGCCCCCCGGGACGAACACGGGCGACGCGTGACGTGACCGTGCGTGACGCCTCTCGCCTCGGACGCCCGGGCAGTGTAGACATGGCACATGGTCCGACTCCTGGGGCGCTCGGATACCCGGCCGGCCCGTCGTCCCCGGGGCCCGCGGGTCCGGCGCTCACCCGAGTCCGCGCTGGGCGGGCGCAGTCTCGCCGCGCAGGTGTTCGTGCTCCAGGTCGTCATCGTGCTGCTGCTGGTGGTGGCCGCCGTGGTGGCGCTGCTGCTCCAGGTACGGCACGACACCACCCAGGAGGCCCGCAACCGCTCGCTGGCGGTGGCGCAGACCTTCGCCAACTCGCCGGGCATCGTCCAGGCGCTGGCGAGCCCGCATCCGACGGCCGTCCTCCAGCCCAGGGCTGAAGCCGCCCGCAAGGCGTCCGACATGGACTTCATCGTCGTCCTGAACACGGACGGCATCCGCTACACGCACCCCAAGCCGGACCGCATCGGCAAGAAGTTCGTCGGGAACATCCAGCCGGCCCTGGACGGCGGGGTCGTCGTCGAGGAGATCAACGGCACCATCGGCCGGCTGGTGCAGGCCGTGGTGCCGGTGAAGGCGCCCGGCGGGAAGGTGGTCGGGCTGGTGTCGTCCGGCATCACCACCGCGCACGTCGGCGGCACCGCCGACCGTCAGCTCCCGCTCGTCCTCGGCAGCGCGGCGGTGGCCCTGGTCCTGGCCACGGCGAGCACGGCGCTGGTCAGCCGCCGTCTGCTGCGCCAGACCCACGGCCTCGGACCGCGCGAGATGACCCGGATGTACGAGCACCACGACGCGGTGCTGCACGCCGTACGGGAAGGGGTGATCATCGTCGGCGGGGAGGGCGACCTGCTGCTCGCCAACGACGAGGCGCAGCGCCTGCTCGACCTGCCACCGGACGCCGAGCGGCGCCAGGTCCTCGAGCTGGGGCTCGACCGGGACACCGCCGAGCTGCTGGCGTCGGGGCGGATGGTCACCGACGAGGTGCACCTGGTCGGGGAACGGCTGCTGGCGATCAACCAGCGGCCCACCGACCTGGCGGGCGGACCGGCCGGCAGCGTCGCCACCCTGCGTGACTCCACGGAGCTGCGGGCCCTGTCGGGCCGGGCCGAGGCGGCCCGTGAGCGCCTCGACATGCTGTACGCGGCCGGAGTGGGCATCGGGACGAGCCTGGACGTCGCCCGGACCGCCGAGGAACTGACGGAGCTGGCGGTGCCGCGGTTCGCGGACTTCGCGACCGTCGACCTGTTCGACTCCGTGCTGGACGGGGCGGAGCCGGAGGCGCACGGCGCGCTGCGGCGCACGGCGGTGAGCGCGGTCCGCAAGGGGGCGCCGCTGTACTCGGTCGGTGAGCGGATCCGGTTCGTGGACTCCAGTCCCCAGGCCCGCAGCCTCGCCGGGACGCGGGCGGTGCTGGAGGCCCGGCTCGCCCAGGCGCCCGGCTGGCGGGCCCAGGACCTCGAACGGACCGAACAGGTCGTGGAATTCGGCATCCATTCGCTGATCACCGTGCCGGTGCGGGCCGGCGCCCTGACCCTGGGCGTGGTCAGTTTCTGGCGTTCGGAGCGGCCCGACCCGTTCGACCCGGACGAGGTGGTGCTCGCGGAGGAGCTGGTGGCGCGGGCCGCGATCTCCATCGACAACGCGCGCCGCTTCACCCGTGAGCACGGGATGGCGGTCACCCTCCAGCGCAGTCTGCTGCCGCGCAGGCTGCCGGAACAGAACGCCCTGGACATCGCCTACCGCTATCTGCCCGCCCAGGCGGGCGTGGGCGGGGACTGGTTCGACGTGCTTCCCCTGTCGGGGGCCCGGGTCGCTCTGGTGGTCGGTGACGTGGTGGGCCACGGCCTGCACGCGGCGGCCACCATGGGGCGGCTGCGCACGGCGGTGCACAACTTCTCGGCCCTGGACCTGGCCCCGGAGGAGCTCCTGGGCCTGCTGGACGAGCTGGTCGCCCGTATCGACCAGGACGAGGCCGCCGACGGCTCCGACGCCCCGGTCTCCGGCGCGACGTGTCTGTACGCCATCTACGACCCGGTCTCCCGGCGCTGCACGATCGCCCGCGCCGGGCATCCGCCGCCGGCGCTGGTGCACCCGGACGGCAGGGTCGAGTACCCCGAGGTGCCGGCCGGGCTTCCCCTCGGGCTGGGCGGGCTGCCGTTCGAGACGGTCGAGCTGGAGCTGGCCGAGGGCAGCTCGCTGGTGCTGTACACCGACGGGCTGGTGGAGGACCGGGAGCGGGACATCGACACCGGTCTCGAACTGCTGCGCACCGCGCTGGCCCGCACGTCCGGGAGTCCGCCGGAGGGGGCCTGCCAGGCGGTCCTCGACGCGCTGCTGCCGCCCCGCCCGAACGACGACATCGCGCTGATCGTCGCGCGGACCCGGGCGCTGGGCGCCGACCGGGTCGCCGAGTGGGACGTGCCGGTGGACCCGGCGGCGGTGGGCGAGGTCAGGTCCGCGGTGGTGCGCCGGCTGGCGCACTGGAACCTGGACGACCTGGCGTTCACGACGGAGCTGATCCTGAGCGAGCTGGTCACCAACGCGATCCGCTACGGCAACGGCCCGGTGGCCGTCCGGCTGCTGCGGGACCGCACCCTGATCTGCGAGGTCTCCGACGGCAGCAGCACCTCGCCGCATCTGCGGTACGCGGCGATGACGGACGAGGGCGGCCGCGGTCTGTTCCTCGTCGCGCAGCTCACGGAGCGCTGGGGCACCCGGTACACCGCCAAGGGCAAGGTGATCTGGGCCGAACAGCCGCTGCCCTGAGGCGTGGCGCCGGCCGGACGGGTCCGGGTCGCCGACGTCTCATGTCGCGGCCGGGCCGGTCAGTGCGTCCAGGCGTTCACGGAGGTGGTGCAGGACCGAGCGGGCGGTGTCGGGGCCGTGATGGGCCCTCTCGTGGCGCAGGTACCCCGACAGGCGGGCGTCCTCGGTCATGTTGAGGGTGATCGCGAGCACGGGCGCCGCCGCCTCGGACGACTGGCGGGTGGCGTAGGTCAGCCGGGAGGAGTCCTGGCTGATGGGCAGGACGTCGGTGCGCAGGGCGTGCATCGGGACGGCGTCGATGCGCTGGAGGTCCATGGCCCAGCCGGTCACCCCGTGCAGGCGCAGCGCGGCGTGGCCGAGGGCGTACCGGAAGAAGCCTGCGTCGCCGCTGCGGCCCAGCACGGACTCGGCGACCCGTCCGAACGGCAGGTCGACGGTGGCCGAGGCGTCGCGGACGGCCTCGTGCGTGCGTCGCAGCAGTCCGCGTCCGCCGTCCTGTGACAGGTCCACCGGTATCTGCACCATGTTGGCGAATTCACCGACGGCGGTGCGGTGTTCTGGCCGCAGCCGGCCGTGCGACGGTGTGGAGAAGATCAGCCTTTCCCGGCCGAACTGACGGCCGAGGGCGCCGGCGAACCCCGCGATCAGGAGCGAGTACAGGGAGACCCGGGCGGCGCGTGCGGCGTGCAGAAGCCGTCGGGTCTGCCGGGGGGAGAACTCGAGGGGTTCCTCGTCGTAGTGGTGGCGCAGCGCCCGGGGCCCGGCGGTGCGGCCCGGCAGCGGGTCCCCGGCGCCGTACGCCCGTAACAGTGCGGCCCGGGCGGCGAGGCGGGCCGCGCGGTCCTCCAGGAAGGGGCGGGCGGACTCGGCGTGGATGAGGTCGAGGTAGGAGAAGGCGGGCCGCAGCGGTGGTCCGCCGGCCACCCGCCGGTTGTACGCGTGGGCGAGGTCGCCGAGGAAGAGGCGGTGGCAGGCCGCGTCGAACACCAGATGGTGGAAGTTGGTGAGCAGGACGTGGTGGTCGGGAGCCGCGCGCAGCAGGTAGGCGCGGCCCAGGGCCTCGGTGACGTCGAAGGGACGGGCACTGAGCTCCACGAGGAACCCGTAGGGCTGCGCGGGCAGTTCGGCCTCCTCCAGCGGCAGCGGGGTCGCGCGCAGCGTCTGGCGGGGCCGGACGACGTCGGCTATCCGCTCCGGCGGTCCTTCCAGTCGCAGGCGCAGGGCGTCGTGGTGGAGCGTGACCTCGGCGAAGGCCTCCCGCAGGGCGCCGGTGTCCAGCGGCCCGAGGAGCCGCAGGGCGGTCGCGCAGTCGATCGAGACCACCGAGGGCCAGGGCCTGGCATGACAGCGTTCCCACTCCCAGCACATTTCCTGGCGCGAGGAGAGGGGAAGTGCGGGGTGCTCGGGACCGGTGGTCGTCGTCATGTCCTGCCTCGGGGTCGGTGACACCTGTCGTACGCGGAACGGAAATGCACTCACCGCCGGCTCCCGTCGTCGCCGGGATCCGCAACGCGCGAGCGCAGCCGTCGGATCGATGTTCTCGGACGATTCCGCCGCTCGGGAGCGGTTCGGCGACATTTCGGCACAGCCACATGCCGGTCCTGCCCTCGGTGCGCCCCTCGTGATCGGGCGGCGGCGCTCATCGGCGACGGCCCCGCCGCCCGCTGGACAGCCCGCGCGTCTGCTCATAAATGAGACTTATGAGTCCATAGACCGGACCCGCGTACCGGGTAAGGCTTGCCTCAGTTTAGGCTTCCCCGGAGTCGATCTGTCGCCACTCGAAGGGAACCTGATCATGCCCCGCCCCCTGCGGGTAGCCATAGTCGGAGCCGGCCCCGCCGGGATCTACGCCGCCGACGCGCTGCTCAAGTCCGATGTGGCCGCCGACCCGGGTGTCTCCATCGACCTCTTCGAGCGCATGCCGGCCCCGTTCGGCCTGATCCGTTACGGCGTCGCCCCGGACCACCCCCGCATCAAGGGCATCGTCAACGCCCTGCACCAGGTCCTCGACAAGCCGCAGATCCGTCTCTTCGGCAACGTCGACTACCCGACCGACATCAGCCTGGACGATCTGCGCGCCTTCTACGACGCGGTGATCTTCTCGACCGGTGCGACGGCCGACCGCGAGATGTCGGTGCCCGGCATCGACCTGGACGGTTCCTACGGCGCCGCGGACTTCGTCTCCTGGTACGACGGTCACCCGGACGTGCCGCGCACCTGGCCGCTGGAGGCCGAGAAGGTCGCGGTCCTGGGTGTCGGCAACGTCGCCCTGGACGTGGCCCGGGTGCTGGCGAAGACGGCGGACGAGCTGCTGCCCACGGAGATCCCCGCCAACGTCTACGAGGGCCTCAAGGCCAACAAGGCGCTGGAGATCCACGTCTTCGGCCGCCGTGGCCCGGCGCAGGCGAAGTTCTCCCCGATGGAGCTGCGGGAGCTGGACCACTCCCCCACCATCGAGGTGATCGTCGACCCCGAGGACATCGACTACGACGAGGGCTCGATCGCGACGCGGCGCGGCAACAAGCAGGCCGACATGGTCGCCAAGACGCTGGAGAACTGGGCGATCCGCGATGTCGGCGACCGCCCGCACAAGCTGTTCCTGCACTTCTTCGAGTCGCCGACGGAGATCCTCGGCGAGGACGGCAAGGTCGTCGGGCTGCGCACCGAGCGCACGGCCCTCGACGGCACCGGCAACGTCACGGGCACCGGCGCGTTCAAGGACTGGGACGTCACGGCGGTCTACCGCGCCGTCGGCTACCTCTCCGACAAGCTCCCGAAGCTGCCGTGGGACCTCGAGTCGGGCACGGTCCCGGACGAGGGCGGCCGGGTCATCGAGGAGTCCGGCGAGCACCTTCGGTCGACGTACGTCACCGGCTGGATCCGGCGCGGCCCGGTCGGCCTGATCGGCCACACCAAGGGGGACGCCAACGAGACGGTGTCCAACCTGCTGGACGACCACGCGAACGGCCGGCTGCACACGCCCGGGTCGCCCGAGCCGGAGGCCGTGGACGCCTTCCTGGCCGAGCGCGAGGTCCGCTTCACCACCTGGGAGGGCTGGTACAAGCTGGACGCCGCCGAGAAGGCGCTGGGCGAGCCGCAGGGCCGTGAGCGCGTGAAGATCGTCGAGCGCGAGGACATGCTGCGGGAGAGCGGCGCGTAGTCCCGCCCGCGAGGTCCGGGGACGGGCCCGGCCGCCCGTGATGTCGCGGGCGGCCGCGGGCCGCGGGGAGTCAGGCCCCGTCGGCGCGTCCGCCCCGGACCCGCTGGGCGACGTCGCGGAGCTTGACGTTGTGCTGCTGGGAGATGCGGCGCAGCACGTCGAAGGCCTCCTCCTCGCTCAGGTGGTGGCGCTCCCTGAGGATGCCCATGGCCTCGCCGATGGCGTGCCGGGTCTTCATGGCGTCCTCGAGCTGGTCGACGGCGTGGGCGTCGGCCAGGGCCACGGCGGCGTGGGAGGCAAGCAGCCAGCCGGCGGTCTCGACGTCCTCGCCGAAG is from Streptomyces asoensis and encodes:
- a CDS encoding condensation domain-containing protein — its product is MTTTTGPEHPALPLSSRQEMCWEWERCHARPWPSVVSIDCATALRLLGPLDTGALREAFAEVTLHHDALRLRLEGPPERIADVVRPRQTLRATPLPLEEAELPAQPYGFLVELSARPFDVTEALGRAYLLRAAPDHHVLLTNFHHLVFDAACHRLFLGDLAHAYNRRVAGGPPLRPAFSYLDLIHAESARPFLEDRAARLAARAALLRAYGAGDPLPGRTAGPRALRHHYDEEPLEFSPRQTRRLLHAARAARVSLYSLLIAGFAGALGRQFGRERLIFSTPSHGRLRPEHRTAVGEFANMVQIPVDLSQDGGRGLLRRTHEAVRDASATVDLPFGRVAESVLGRSGDAGFFRYALGHAALRLHGVTGWAMDLQRIDAVPMHALRTDVLPISQDSSRLTYATRQSSEAAAPVLAITLNMTEDARLSGYLRHERAHHGPDTARSVLHHLRERLDALTGPAAT
- a CDS encoding FAD-dependent oxidoreductase; its protein translation is MPRPLRVAIVGAGPAGIYAADALLKSDVAADPGVSIDLFERMPAPFGLIRYGVAPDHPRIKGIVNALHQVLDKPQIRLFGNVDYPTDISLDDLRAFYDAVIFSTGATADREMSVPGIDLDGSYGAADFVSWYDGHPDVPRTWPLEAEKVAVLGVGNVALDVARVLAKTADELLPTEIPANVYEGLKANKALEIHVFGRRGPAQAKFSPMELRELDHSPTIEVIVDPEDIDYDEGSIATRRGNKQADMVAKTLENWAIRDVGDRPHKLFLHFFESPTEILGEDGKVVGLRTERTALDGTGNVTGTGAFKDWDVTAVYRAVGYLSDKLPKLPWDLESGTVPDEGGRVIEESGEHLRSTYVTGWIRRGPVGLIGHTKGDANETVSNLLDDHANGRLHTPGSPEPEAVDAFLAEREVRFTTWEGWYKLDAAEKALGEPQGRERVKIVEREDMLRESGA
- a CDS encoding SpoIIE family protein phosphatase/ATP-binding protein, coding for MVRLLGRSDTRPARRPRGPRVRRSPESALGGRSLAAQVFVLQVVIVLLLVVAAVVALLLQVRHDTTQEARNRSLAVAQTFANSPGIVQALASPHPTAVLQPRAEAARKASDMDFIVVLNTDGIRYTHPKPDRIGKKFVGNIQPALDGGVVVEEINGTIGRLVQAVVPVKAPGGKVVGLVSSGITTAHVGGTADRQLPLVLGSAAVALVLATASTALVSRRLLRQTHGLGPREMTRMYEHHDAVLHAVREGVIIVGGEGDLLLANDEAQRLLDLPPDAERRQVLELGLDRDTAELLASGRMVTDEVHLVGERLLAINQRPTDLAGGPAGSVATLRDSTELRALSGRAEAARERLDMLYAAGVGIGTSLDVARTAEELTELAVPRFADFATVDLFDSVLDGAEPEAHGALRRTAVSAVRKGAPLYSVGERIRFVDSSPQARSLAGTRAVLEARLAQAPGWRAQDLERTEQVVEFGIHSLITVPVRAGALTLGVVSFWRSERPDPFDPDEVVLAEELVARAAISIDNARRFTREHGMAVTLQRSLLPRRLPEQNALDIAYRYLPAQAGVGGDWFDVLPLSGARVALVVGDVVGHGLHAAATMGRLRTAVHNFSALDLAPEELLGLLDELVARIDQDEAADGSDAPVSGATCLYAIYDPVSRRCTIARAGHPPPALVHPDGRVEYPEVPAGLPLGLGGLPFETVELELAEGSSLVLYTDGLVEDRERDIDTGLELLRTALARTSGSPPEGACQAVLDALLPPRPNDDIALIVARTRALGADRVAEWDVPVDPAAVGEVRSAVVRRLAHWNLDDLAFTTELILSELVTNAIRYGNGPVAVRLLRDRTLICEVSDGSSTSPHLRYAAMTDEGGRGLFLVAQLTERWGTRYTAKGKVIWAEQPLP